The genomic interval ATCCCAATCTTTGAAATAAAATATAATATAAAGAAACATTTTAAAGAACTTCCACAAGTTGTAAAAGAAATTTTGGATAAGCTATGAAAACAAAACTTCTTGAAAGAGTGCCTGTGCCATCAGAAAAAATTCTATCAAGAATAGAAAACGCGAAAGCTGTAATATTCGATGATTCAGTAGGCGAACCATATCTGTTAAATGAAACAGGAACATTGATATGGCAGTTATGTGATGGAAATTTGAAAATAAAAGAAATCATAGAAATTCTGTGTCAACAATTTGAAGATGACCCATCCCGCATAGAAAAAGAAGTTTTGGATTTTATAGACAAATTAAAAGAAAAAAAAATTATTTCACTTGAATAAAAAAATGTATGTCAAAACGCCAATTGAAGTTACTTGGTCCTTTACAAAAAGATGCAATCTGAACTGCTCGTTCTGTCTCATAGATGCTAAAAAAGAATATAGATTATCAAAAAAGCTCTGTGAAAAAGTACTCGATGAAATTATCAAAGGGAAAGTATTGAAAGTCATTTTAACAGGAGGCGAACCTCTATATGAACCTTCTGTTTTTCAAATTATTAAAAAACTTCGCTATAATGGAATAGCTGTTGAATTGACAACAAATGGCACACTGATAAATAAAAAAATATTAAAAAAACTTGCAGACTGTGGACTAAGAGAAATTCAAATTAGCATCAATGGTTCAAAAGCAGAGATAAATGACTACTTGATGGGGAAATCCTTCACTAAAATAATCAATGCAATCATCTTATCATTGGAAAAAGATTTTAATGTCCATACGAAAACAACGATTACTTCCTTCAATATTTTGGACATTCCTTCTCTAATTGAAGTGCTGAAAAGTTTGGGCATAAAAAAAATAGACCTCGATGAAGTCGTACCTATGGGACGCGCGCTCCTTAATTATGCATCATTAAAGCCTTCATTGAATGACCTCTTAAAACTTGACTCAATAGTTGATGAAATAAATGAAAAGGAGAATAAATTAGAAATTGAATTTTCAAGTTTTACATTGACCATGGCTAATGATGGATGCGCTGCAGAATGCAGTATTGGAGATGAAAATTCCTATTGCTGCACAATAACTGCTGACGGCAACCTCTATCCCTGTACATTATCCACTCTATGGAATAAAGAAAACAATATTATCGATAAGGGAATAATAAAGGCATGGAAAGATATTTCATATTTTAAAAAATACATAAACGAGGAAAAGTTAGAGGGGGATTGCTCAAAATGCGACACGAAAAAAGACTGTAAAGGAGGATGCCGTCCACTTGCCTATGCATTTAGCGGAAACGAATGGAGCGAGTTTCCCCTATGTCCACGGATAGGATAAAAAAATTTTTTTTATAATTAAGGAGCAAAATATGAAAAGAAGAGAATTTCTCGAAAAAGGTAAAAAGATTGCAACTGTTACTGCTGTAGCCTCATTATTAAAAAAATGGGTTAGTCCTCAAATAATTTCACTTGAAGATGATGCCTATGCAGATAAGAAACCCAAATGTCCCAAAAAAAATGAATCTGTCGAAAAGAGACTCAAAAAATGCAGAAAAAAGAAAGGGAAAAAGTTTAGTTAAACTCCCTTTGCATCTCCCTGCTTGAAAAGAATTAGAGATTCTCCTGTAATAAAATCCCGCCTAATTCTTTTCACTCCATTACGGATTATCTTATATGGACAATATCCATAGCCCTTAAGGAAATTGATAACTTCAAAAGATGATGTCCCCCGGGCTTTCAAAGTATTTTCTGTAAGCTCAATCAAAATGGTGGGTTTCAACTTTGAAAGAATTTTCACCATACCTTTAAGGACGGAATATTCGCATCCCTCTACATCGATCTTTACAAGGTCAACTCTATTAATCCTATTTCTTTCAACAAAATTATCAAGAGTAATCGCCCTAACCTTTTCCTTTCTTTCATCACAGGAATTATCTGGAAAAGGAATTTTTGCAGAGCCGCTGTTGCCTTTATCACCGAGAGCAATTTCCATTTCCCCCTCTTTTTCATAGATAACGAAAGGGCAGAGTACAACATTAGTCAGTGAATTTATTTCAACATTCTCTTTCAATTTTTTATATGTGCTGCTTACCGGCTCAAAAGCGTAAACTTTCCCTCCTTTTCCTACTCTGACAGCTGCTTGAAGAGTGTAATAGCCAATGTTTGCGCCTACATCAAAAAAAACCATTCCCTCCTTTACAATTTTTCTGAAATAAGAGGTATGTAAATACTCAATGGCATAATAACCAGTCAAAAAAATCTGATAGGGAATCCAATCATCGATATCAAGGATTATCTTTTCTCCAAGATCAAATGAGATTTCAGTCCTATAACCTTTCCATCTTGCAAATCTTCCCAAAAGATTGAATATCTGCCACTTCCCCTTGAAATAAGGTGTGCTTTCATAAATTGAACGCAATTTTTTTGCCATCTTATCCCAAAAAGGAGTTGGATTTTCTATTCCCTCTTTCATAAATAATTATTCTCTTAACAAACAATCTACCTTAAAAGATATTATCATTATTATCCTTCCAAGAAAAACCATTTTGAAAAAAGATGCATTTCATTGATACTTCTCATTTTGTTGTTTTTTCATACTGAAAAGTAATGTTAGTATAATGAATCAGCAATTGTGTAAAAAAAAATTTTTGATAAGATGATTGAAATAAATTCAAAAGATGAAGTTGATTCGTCTATTTCAAAAAAAATAATCAGCAACACCATCTACAATTATTTGGGAAATTTAACCCAAATATTCATAAACTTTTTTCTTACACCTTATATCTTCAGAAAACTTGGAGCAGAAAGATTTGGCATATGGGCATTTATGTTTGCTGTTACGAGCTATTTCAGCCTTCTCGACCTTGGGGCAGGAGGCTCATTCACAAAATATCTTGCTGAATATAAAGCAAAGAGAGACACAAAGAATATCAACAATATTATTAATCATGGACTCCTTTTTTACCTGCCTTTAGGCATCATACAGTTTATTGCTGGATATTTTCTGATAGATATTATAATTGGCTTCTTTAAGATAGAAGAAGTATATATAAGTGAAACCTATAATGTTTTACTTTTCGGCATTCTTGCCTTTTGCATCCAAAGCACAGTTACGCCCATACGCTCAATCTTTGAAGGCTTCCAAAAGATGGGTATACTCAATTACATTAAAATCATTTCTGCTATTCCCCGCGCTGCAGGTATTGTGTTTGTCCTCCATTATGGCTATGGCCTAACTGGTTTAGCCCTTAACGAAGCCGCCTATTCAATTTATATAGGAATTGCATATATCTATTACAGTTACAAAATATTTCCTCAAATAAGTTTTTTCCCAAAGATTATTGAAAAAGATGTTTTCAAAAAAATATTTACTTTTGGATACAAAGTTCAGGTTGCAAAGATTGCTTACCTCATAAATTTTCAAACAGACAAGTTTCTCATAGGTTATTTTCTGAATACTGCTTCCATTGGATTCTATGACATAGGAAATCGTGTCGCTTCAATTGCAAGGT from Candidatus Schekmanbacteria bacterium carries:
- a CDS encoding PqqD family protein, with the translated sequence MKTKLLERVPVPSEKILSRIENAKAVIFDDSVGEPYLLNETGTLIWQLCDGNLKIKEIIEILCQQFEDDPSRIEKEVLDFIDKLKEKKIISLE
- a CDS encoding FkbM family methyltransferase, which translates into the protein MKEGIENPTPFWDKMAKKLRSIYESTPYFKGKWQIFNLLGRFARWKGYRTEISFDLGEKIILDIDDWIPYQIFLTGYYAIEYLHTSYFRKIVKEGMVFFDVGANIGYYTLQAAVRVGKGGKVYAFEPVSSTYKKLKENVEINSLTNVVLCPFVIYEKEGEMEIALGDKGNSGSAKIPFPDNSCDERKEKVRAITLDNFVERNRINRVDLVKIDVEGCEYSVLKGMVKILSKLKPTILIELTENTLKARGTSSFEVINFLKGYGYCPYKIIRNGVKRIRRDFITGESLILFKQGDAKGV
- a CDS encoding radical SAM protein, giving the protein MNKKMYVKTPIEVTWSFTKRCNLNCSFCLIDAKKEYRLSKKLCEKVLDEIIKGKVLKVILTGGEPLYEPSVFQIIKKLRYNGIAVELTTNGTLINKKILKKLADCGLREIQISINGSKAEINDYLMGKSFTKIINAIILSLEKDFNVHTKTTITSFNILDIPSLIEVLKSLGIKKIDLDEVVPMGRALLNYASLKPSLNDLLKLDSIVDEINEKENKLEIEFSSFTLTMANDGCAAECSIGDENSYCCTITADGNLYPCTLSTLWNKENNIIDKGIIKAWKDISYFKKYINEEKLEGDCSKCDTKKDCKGGCRPLAYAFSGNEWSEFPLCPRIG